The Halogeometricum rufum genome has a segment encoding these proteins:
- the trpE gene encoding anthranilate synthase component I, whose product MVEDESGPVVAHLTADLPTATPLTAYAALADRSDYGFLLESAEKTASSDPAGAFAPDHATTDRHARYSFVGYDPDAVVTVGPDGASVETLGGRAADYVDPGDGDVLDRLRGALPDLPRVGFPDDDRQRLRGGLVGFLAYEAVYDLWLNEVGVERPETDTPDAQFVLTTRTLSFDHAEETATLVCTPVVAPDDDPGAVYDELRAEAEAVSATLREAETPEPGGFVRTGESAGPREEYEAAVRTTKDHVLDGDIYQGVVSRVRELRGEVDPVGLYEALRAVNPSPYMYLLRHDDEHVVGASPETLVSVHGDRVVSNPIAGTCERGTSPVEDRRLAGEMLADGKERAEHTMLVDLARNDVRRVSEAGSVRVEEFMNVLKYSHVQHIESTVTGTLATDCDAFDATRATFPAGTLTGAPKVRAMEIIDDLELTPRGVYGGGVGYYSWSGDADFAIVIRTATVERRGDEDVVSVRAGAGLVADSDPAAEYDETEQKMSGVLAAVERIEREAAGEADDADGTGDADTTSGADAADDADGAPHSAEARETEEVRR is encoded by the coding sequence ATGGTCGAAGACGAGAGCGGTCCCGTCGTCGCCCACCTCACCGCGGACCTGCCGACGGCGACGCCGCTGACGGCGTACGCGGCGCTCGCGGACCGAAGCGACTACGGCTTCCTCCTCGAGAGCGCGGAGAAGACGGCGTCGAGCGACCCCGCCGGCGCGTTCGCGCCGGACCACGCGACGACGGACAGACACGCCCGTTACTCGTTCGTCGGCTACGACCCCGACGCCGTCGTCACCGTCGGTCCCGACGGGGCGTCGGTCGAGACGCTGGGCGGCCGGGCCGCCGACTACGTCGACCCCGGCGACGGCGACGTGCTGGACCGCCTCCGCGGCGCGCTTCCGGACCTCCCGCGCGTCGGATTCCCCGACGACGACAGGCAGCGACTCCGCGGCGGCCTCGTCGGCTTCCTCGCCTACGAGGCCGTCTACGACCTCTGGCTGAACGAGGTCGGCGTGGAACGCCCCGAGACGGACACACCCGACGCGCAGTTCGTCCTCACCACGCGGACGCTCTCGTTCGACCACGCCGAGGAGACGGCGACGCTCGTCTGCACGCCCGTCGTCGCCCCCGACGACGACCCGGGGGCGGTGTACGACGAACTCCGCGCCGAGGCCGAGGCGGTTTCGGCGACGCTCCGGGAGGCCGAGACGCCCGAACCGGGCGGGTTCGTCCGGACGGGCGAGTCCGCCGGCCCGCGCGAGGAGTACGAAGCCGCGGTCCGCACGACGAAAGACCACGTCCTCGACGGCGACATCTACCAGGGCGTCGTCTCCCGCGTGCGCGAACTCCGCGGCGAGGTGGACCCCGTGGGTCTGTACGAGGCGCTTCGAGCCGTCAACCCCTCGCCGTACATGTACCTGCTGCGCCACGACGACGAACACGTCGTCGGCGCCAGTCCCGAGACGCTCGTCTCCGTCCACGGCGACCGGGTCGTCTCGAACCCCATCGCGGGCACCTGCGAACGCGGGACGAGTCCCGTCGAGGACCGCCGCCTCGCGGGCGAGATGCTGGCCGACGGGAAGGAACGCGCAGAACACACGATGCTCGTGGACCTCGCGCGCAACGACGTGCGCCGGGTGAGCGAGGCCGGCAGCGTCCGCGTCGAGGAGTTCATGAACGTGCTGAAGTACAGCCACGTCCAGCACATCGAGTCCACGGTGACCGGGACGCTCGCGACCGACTGCGACGCGTTCGACGCGACGCGCGCGACGTTCCCCGCCGGGACGCTGACGGGCGCGCCGAAGGTGCGCGCGATGGAGATAATCGACGACCTCGAACTGACGCCGCGCGGCGTCTACGGCGGCGGCGTGGGCTACTACTCGTGGTCCGGCGACGCCGACTTCGCCATCGTCATCCGGACGGCGACGGTCGAACGCCGCGGGGACGAGGACGTCGTCTCCGTGCGCGCGGGCGCTGGTCTCGTCGCCGACAGCGACCCGGCCGCCGAGTACGACGAGACCGAACAGAAGATGAGCGGCGTCCTCGCGGCCGTCGAACGAATCGAACGCGAGGCGGCGGGCGAAGCGGACGACGCCGACGGGACGGGCGACGCCGATACGACAAGCGGCGCCGACGCGGCGGACGACGCCGACGGCGCGCCCCACTCCGCCGAGGCCCGGGAGACCGAGGAGGTGCGCCGATGA
- a CDS encoding phosphoribosylanthranilate isomerase, which translates to MVRVKICGVTSETDLRAVDEAGADAVGFIAGVPVDTPRELSLARAAELAAAAPPFLTTTHVTMPETVGDAIEAGARVNPDVLQIHGDFDAEDLRAVRAGVDARIAAVVDAADPRRASDVAAAVDAVVVDSVSDEGAGGTGETHDWTRTADVASTLDAPVVLAGGLTPGNVAEAVRTVEPYAVDVASGVESSGGVKDRDAVRAFVENATAAGARGATP; encoded by the coding sequence ATGGTACGGGTGAAGATATGCGGCGTCACGAGCGAGACGGACCTCCGCGCCGTGGACGAGGCGGGCGCGGACGCCGTCGGCTTCATCGCCGGCGTCCCCGTCGACACGCCGCGAGAACTGTCGCTCGCCCGGGCGGCCGAACTCGCCGCCGCCGCCCCACCGTTCCTCACGACGACGCACGTCACGATGCCCGAGACGGTCGGTGACGCCATCGAGGCGGGGGCGCGCGTGAACCCCGACGTGCTCCAGATTCACGGCGACTTCGACGCCGAGGACCTCCGGGCCGTCCGCGCCGGCGTGGACGCGCGAATCGCCGCCGTCGTGGACGCGGCGGACCCGCGACGCGCCAGCGACGTCGCCGCCGCCGTCGACGCCGTCGTCGTCGACTCCGTGAGCGACGAGGGAGCGGGCGGCACCGGCGAGACGCACGACTGGACGCGGACGGCCGACGTCGCCTCGACGCTCGACGCGCCCGTCGTCCTCGCCGGCGGACTGACCCCCGGCAACGTCGCCGAGGCGGTCCGGACGGTGGAACCCTACGCCGTCGACGTGGCGAGCGGCGTCGAGTCCAGCGGCGGCGTGAAGGACCGCGACGCCGTGCGCGCCTTCGTCGAGAACGCGACGGCCGCCGGGGCGCGGGGGGCGACGCCGTGA
- the trpD gene encoding anthranilate phosphoribosyltransferase: MTLQTYIERTTEGTDLTQEQAREAARLVFDGATEAQIGALLTALRSKGETETEIAGFAQGMRDAARTIEPDRNPLVDTCGTGGDDYDTINVSTTSAIVAAGAGAAVAKHGNYSVSSSSGSADVLEVAGADVEAEPPAVEAAIERDGIGFMLAPVFHPAMKAVIGPRQELGMRTIFNVLGPLTNPAGAEAQVVGVYDPDLVPVLARALTKMPVERALVVHGSGMDEIALHDETVVAEVDGDSIEEYAIAPADLGLDAAPVADVAGGTPQENAADLRGIVTGDVTGPKRDIILANAGAAVYVAGLADSVEEGAEVAANAIDSGRAAETFADLCGTDAETPDAESAEV; the protein is encoded by the coding sequence ATGACGCTCCAAACCTACATCGAACGCACGACCGAGGGCACAGATCTGACGCAAGAGCAAGCGCGCGAGGCGGCGCGCCTCGTCTTCGACGGCGCGACGGAGGCGCAGATCGGCGCGCTCCTGACGGCCCTCCGGTCGAAGGGCGAGACGGAGACCGAAATCGCCGGCTTCGCACAGGGGATGCGCGACGCCGCCCGCACCATCGAACCCGACCGGAACCCGCTCGTCGACACGTGCGGCACGGGCGGCGACGACTACGACACCATCAACGTCTCGACGACCAGCGCCATCGTCGCCGCCGGGGCGGGCGCGGCCGTCGCCAAGCACGGCAACTACTCCGTCTCCTCCTCGTCGGGGAGCGCGGACGTGCTGGAAGTCGCCGGCGCGGACGTGGAGGCCGAACCGCCGGCCGTGGAGGCGGCCATCGAACGCGACGGCATCGGCTTCATGCTCGCGCCGGTGTTCCACCCCGCGATGAAGGCCGTCATCGGCCCGCGGCAGGAACTCGGCATGCGGACCATCTTCAACGTCCTCGGACCGCTCACGAACCCGGCGGGCGCGGAGGCGCAGGTCGTCGGCGTCTACGACCCGGACCTCGTCCCCGTCCTCGCGCGCGCACTCACCAAGATGCCCGTCGAACGCGCCCTCGTCGTCCACGGCTCCGGCATGGACGAGATAGCGCTCCACGACGAGACGGTCGTCGCCGAAGTCGACGGCGACAGCATCGAGGAATACGCCATCGCGCCGGCTGACCTCGGCCTCGACGCCGCGCCGGTCGCCGACGTCGCCGGCGGTACGCCGCAGGAGAACGCCGCCGACCTCCGCGGCATCGTCACGGGCGACGTGACCGGCCCCAAGCGGGACATCATCCTCGCGAACGCGGGCGCGGCCGTCTACGTGGCCGGCCTCGCCGACTCCGTCGAGGAGGGGGCCGAGGTGGCCGCGAACGCCATCGACTCCGGCCGGGCCGCCGAGACGTTCGCCGACCTCTGCGGCACCGACGCGGAGACGCCGGACGCAGAGTCGGCGGAGGTCTGA
- a CDS encoding DUF998 domain-containing protein, with translation MSDSRQRGILGRLGYPDSSIAGFSMVLSGFIALMGIITAEVLYPNYSTRQDISDLGSTRPPNPVIHEPSATIFNGTMLVTGALVLVAALFVYRATNRRGFPVVLAIFGFGAFGVGVFPGNVTPWHGLFALLTFFSGGLAVVLSSRVVSRPFSVLCGLFGGISLLFLVSVFFYGLVIGGPHPLESLGGGGIERWVVYPLVLWTLAFGGYLLGTADDDLSRSPR, from the coding sequence ATGAGTGACTCACGTCAGCGTGGAATTTTGGGTCGGCTCGGGTATCCGGATTCGTCGATAGCGGGCTTCAGCATGGTTCTGTCCGGATTCATCGCCCTCATGGGAATCATCACGGCAGAAGTCCTCTATCCGAACTATTCGACGAGACAGGACATCAGTGACCTCGGGTCGACGCGGCCACCGAATCCGGTCATCCACGAACCCTCCGCGACGATATTCAACGGCACGATGCTGGTGACGGGGGCACTCGTGCTCGTTGCGGCCCTCTTCGTCTATCGCGCCACGAATCGCCGTGGCTTCCCGGTCGTACTCGCTATCTTTGGTTTCGGCGCATTCGGCGTCGGCGTGTTCCCCGGCAACGTGACCCCCTGGCACGGGCTCTTCGCGCTTCTCACCTTCTTCAGCGGCGGTCTCGCAGTCGTCCTCTCGTCACGGGTCGTCTCCAGGCCGTTCTCCGTTCTCTGTGGTCTCTTCGGGGGTATCTCGCTCCTCTTTCTCGTGAGTGTGTTTTTCTACGGACTCGTCATCGGCGGCCCTCATCCGCTGGAGTCCCTCGGGGGTGGGGGAATCGAGCGCTGGGTGGTCTATCCGCTCGTGCTGTGGACACTCGCCTTCGGTGGCTATCTGTTGGGGACCGCTGACGACGACCTGAGTCGCTCCCCGCGCTGA
- a CDS encoding ABC transporter ATP-binding protein: MAAIQTDELTKYYGETRGIEDVSFAVEEGEVFGFLGPNGSGKTTLIRTLLGFQSPTGGGATMLGRDVTDEREMIEARREIGYLPAEPVFDENATGRRLLEYYGALRGDERSDELLDMFDPPLQRKIGGYSRGNKQMLGIVLAFMHDPNLILMDEPTSGLDPLKQERFVEFVGREHDRGKTVFLSSHILGEVQKMCERVGIIRAGRLVELENVETLLGRSGKFVRVRVADEIRVDDFAFPGVHDLTVGSGGTTDAGDRRGGETVTFTFTGEYNVLLDHLTGYDVLDVEIEEAPLEEVFMRFYGEAPPDEARGEPTGDSGDGPTGDSGDGPTDEPVDEQVEGGG; this comes from the coding sequence ATGGCAGCGATACAGACCGATGAGCTGACCAAGTATTACGGCGAGACCCGGGGTATCGAGGACGTCTCCTTCGCCGTCGAGGAGGGGGAGGTGTTCGGCTTCCTCGGCCCCAACGGGTCCGGTAAGACGACGCTCATCAGGACGCTGCTGGGCTTCCAGTCGCCGACGGGCGGCGGAGCGACGATGCTCGGCCGGGACGTGACGGACGAACGCGAGATGATCGAGGCGCGCCGCGAAATCGGCTACCTCCCCGCGGAACCGGTGTTCGACGAGAACGCGACCGGACGGCGACTGTTGGAGTACTACGGCGCGTTGCGCGGCGACGAACGCAGCGACGAACTCCTCGACATGTTCGACCCGCCGTTACAGCGGAAGATCGGCGGCTACTCCCGCGGGAACAAGCAGATGCTGGGTATCGTGCTGGCGTTCATGCACGACCCGAACCTGATACTCATGGACGAACCGACGAGCGGGCTCGACCCGCTCAAACAGGAGCGGTTCGTCGAGTTCGTCGGCCGCGAACACGACCGCGGGAAGACGGTGTTCCTCTCCTCGCACATCCTCGGCGAGGTGCAGAAGATGTGCGAACGGGTCGGCATCATCCGCGCCGGCCGCCTCGTGGAGTTGGAGAACGTCGAGACACTCCTCGGCCGGTCGGGGAAGTTCGTCAGGGTTCGCGTCGCCGACGAGATACGCGTCGACGACTTCGCGTTCCCGGGCGTCCACGACCTGACGGTGGGGTCCGGCGGGACGACGGACGCGGGCGACAGACGGGGCGGGGAGACGGTGACGTTCACGTTCACCGGCGAGTACAACGTCCTCCTCGACCACCTGACCGGCTACGACGTCCTCGACGTCGAGATAGAGGAGGCACCGCTGGAAGAGGTTTTCATGCGGTTCTACGGGGAGGCGCCGCCCGACGAGGCGAGGGGCGAACCGACCGGCGATTCGGGCGACGGACCGACCGGCGATTCGGGCGACGGACCGACCGACGAACCGGTTGACGAACAGGTCGAGGGGGGCGGGTAG
- a CDS encoding ABC transporter permease subunit: MLEIARYETERRIPGTAAIAVGLSIYAGLFLAIGPSIIDEVDLEAYAEALPPAFQSAFGVDAIGTLEGLFATELYQFGWILLLGLYFAYSAGDLIAGDVERERLDLLLSSPVSRVSVLLGKFASLLTPIVVVNVVVGVVVYFGAAFVGDPLSLADVAMVHLLSIPYLLACAGLGLLISVSVSRGSLAQRGAMGVVFGLFMLESFVVGTDYEWLGTLSPTRYYDPTAILVDGTYDLLGAAILLEVAALLVIVSALQFQRRDI; this comes from the coding sequence GTGCTCGAAATCGCCCGGTACGAGACGGAGCGACGCATCCCGGGGACGGCGGCCATCGCCGTCGGACTGTCGATATACGCCGGCCTGTTCCTCGCCATCGGCCCCTCCATCATCGACGAGGTGGACCTCGAAGCGTACGCGGAGGCGCTCCCGCCGGCGTTCCAGTCGGCGTTCGGCGTCGACGCCATCGGCACGCTCGAAGGCCTGTTCGCCACCGAGTTGTACCAGTTCGGCTGGATTCTGCTCCTCGGGCTCTACTTCGCCTACAGCGCGGGGGACCTCATCGCGGGCGACGTGGAACGCGAGCGACTCGACCTGCTCCTCTCCAGCCCCGTCTCCCGCGTCTCGGTCCTCCTGGGAAAGTTCGCCTCGCTGTTGACACCCATCGTCGTCGTCAACGTCGTCGTCGGCGTCGTCGTCTACTTCGGGGCGGCGTTCGTCGGCGACCCCCTGTCGCTGGCCGACGTGGCGATGGTCCACCTCCTCTCGATTCCGTACCTCCTCGCCTGTGCGGGTCTGGGGCTGCTCATCTCCGTCAGCGTCAGCAGGGGCAGTCTGGCCCAACGCGGCGCGATGGGCGTCGTCTTCGGCCTGTTCATGCTCGAATCGTTCGTCGTCGGGACGGACTACGAGTGGCTGGGGACGCTCAGCCCGACCCGGTACTACGACCCGACCGCGATTCTGGTCGACGGCACGTACGACCTGCTGGGCGCGGCCATCCTCCTCGAAGTGGCCGCCCTGCTGGTCATCGTCAGCGCACTGCAGTTCCAACGGAGAGACATATGA
- a CDS encoding COG1361 S-layer family protein, which yields MERRRGADAVAGRRGGAPMRARTVLAGVLVVCLLVPTGVAAIEGEPHLSATMPENRVSPGESVELRLQITNVASLEESSGAPGVEQRLTTARGVRARLDSGNAPVTVETTRASLGSIPDGGVAEMQVRVTVDEDAEPGTYRLPVRLRYDYTREIDDYTGEHDDVEAFRTARVRLVVEPEARFRLVESATDTPVGERGNVTLTLRNVGSATARDARVSVQSRSAEFRVGTNGSVSRFVGAWRPGEEATVDVPSTALSTAGRRNYTVVGRVSYSDDDDRPRRSEPLVTGVVPAPEQRFVVRESSATLFVGERGTVRGTVVNRGPETARDAVVYIETGSDGVVALQSSYPVGTLEAGESAAVAFPVRVTDRGEPGPHQFDLSVRYRGREDATRQSDALFVRSTVEPERDRFALEPQNATFGPDTTNRLVVRVTNAGDAPRTDVAVSLEPRPPFTSVAPTAYVGELDPGESERVAFELSVDEDAVESTHPVTVNVTSESADGDVDSESHRVPVAVSLEEQSVDTGALAAVGVLALLIVASLGYWWYRRR from the coding sequence ATGGAGCGACGGCGCGGCGCGGACGCCGTCGCGGGCCGTCGGGGAGGCGCGCCGATGAGGGCGCGGACGGTTCTCGCCGGCGTCCTCGTCGTCTGCCTCCTCGTCCCGACGGGCGTCGCGGCCATCGAGGGCGAGCCACACCTGTCGGCGACGATGCCCGAGAACCGCGTCTCGCCCGGCGAGTCGGTCGAACTCCGACTGCAGATTACGAACGTCGCGTCGCTGGAGGAGAGCAGCGGTGCCCCGGGGGTCGAACAGCGACTGACGACCGCTCGCGGGGTGCGAGCCAGACTCGACTCGGGCAACGCCCCCGTCACCGTCGAGACGACGCGCGCGTCGCTCGGGTCCATCCCCGACGGCGGCGTCGCGGAGATGCAGGTGCGGGTGACCGTCGACGAGGACGCCGAACCCGGGACGTACCGTCTCCCGGTTCGACTCCGCTACGACTACACCCGGGAGATAGACGACTACACGGGCGAGCACGATGACGTCGAGGCGTTCCGGACGGCGCGCGTGCGACTCGTCGTCGAACCCGAGGCGCGGTTCCGACTCGTCGAGTCGGCGACCGACACCCCGGTCGGCGAGAGGGGGAACGTCACGCTCACCCTGCGCAACGTCGGGAGTGCGACGGCGCGGGACGCGAGGGTCTCGGTCCAGTCCCGGTCGGCGGAGTTCCGCGTCGGCACGAACGGCAGCGTCTCCCGGTTCGTCGGCGCGTGGCGACCGGGCGAGGAGGCCACCGTCGACGTGCCGTCGACGGCGCTTTCGACCGCCGGCCGCCGGAACTACACCGTCGTCGGACGGGTCAGCTACTCCGACGACGACGACCGGCCCCGGCGGTCCGAACCGCTCGTCACCGGCGTCGTCCCGGCGCCCGAACAGCGCTTCGTCGTCCGCGAATCGTCCGCGACGCTGTTCGTCGGCGAACGGGGGACGGTCCGGGGCACCGTCGTCAACAGGGGGCCGGAGACGGCTCGGGACGCCGTCGTGTACATCGAGACGGGCAGCGACGGCGTCGTCGCACTCCAGTCGTCGTACCCCGTCGGGACGCTCGAAGCGGGCGAGTCGGCGGCCGTCGCGTTCCCCGTGCGGGTGACCGACCGGGGAGAACCCGGCCCACACCAGTTCGACCTGAGCGTCCGGTACCGGGGGCGCGAGGACGCGACGCGGCAGAGCGACGCGCTGTTCGTGCGCTCGACCGTCGAACCGGAGCGCGACCGGTTCGCGCTGGAACCGCAGAACGCGACGTTCGGACCGGACACCACGAACCGCCTCGTCGTCCGCGTCACCAACGCGGGCGACGCGCCGCGCACGGACGTGGCCGTCTCCCTCGAACCGCGGCCGCCGTTCACGAGCGTCGCGCCGACGGCCTACGTGGGCGAGTTGGACCCCGGCGAGTCCGAACGCGTCGCGTTCGAGTTGAGCGTGGACGAAGACGCCGTGGAGAGCACGCACCCGGTGACGGTGAACGTCACCTCCGAGTCGGCCGACGGCGACGTGGACAGCGAGTCGCACCGCGTCCCGGTCGCCGTCTCGCTCGAGGAGCAGTCGGTCGACACGGGCGCCCTCGCCGCGGTCGGCGTGCTCGCACTCCTCATCGTCGCCAGTCTCGGCTACTGGTGGTACCGGCGACGGTAG
- a CDS encoding DUF2267 domain-containing protein — MNEHQFVSHVRERAGLESTDEARAAVQATLRVFGSRLTEPEVDDLAAQVPESFGSDLTGEGGTEPESFDAETFVDRVRDREATDGRIDESDAASHAKAVASTLADSVGDGELGGIRAQLPGSYERLFNPDTAGS; from the coding sequence ATGAACGAACACCAGTTCGTCAGCCACGTTCGCGAACGTGCCGGACTCGAATCGACCGACGAAGCCCGCGCCGCCGTCCAGGCGACGCTCCGCGTCTTCGGTTCTCGGCTCACGGAACCGGAGGTCGATGACCTCGCCGCGCAGGTGCCCGAGTCGTTCGGTTCGGACCTGACGGGGGAGGGCGGGACGGAACCCGAGTCGTTCGACGCCGAGACGTTCGTCGACCGGGTCCGCGACCGAGAGGCGACCGACGGACGTATCGACGAGTCGGACGCGGCGTCGCACGCGAAAGCCGTCGCCAGCACCCTCGCCGACAGCGTCGGCGACGGCGAACTCGGGGGCATCCGCGCGCAACTCCCCGGAAGCTACGAGCGACTGTTCAACCCCGACACCGCGGGGTCGTAG
- a CDS encoding BGTF surface domain-containing protein, giving the protein MSLRVALLVCVLGAALAPAGAAAVEDTATFVHEGDALTVHPRAGQAVTGETTLPAGSVLSVRMRSTGDTQPQFLRTAETTVTEYGTFEVRFDMSDGPTNGTFALSAYHDGERLGQAEGRIVPCDGDCTDATATERDSFEGETTLSPDRVGVVAVSEVTRTRTARIPVTFGDAENVTVVVGEESVNYQYAATLRDRDGDGRAILLFHTEHAGTDRTTASVLDADQRTAVDPIRESELPALVDPGNYPIAVYPGTNTTGDPADVGSLVVHEAPTVEPSPTETVTDAPTATAGTATAATATDVPETERPRTGTVTTGSDDGLFGGDAAGLVAVGFGVTLGVVGVGVLLGLFRS; this is encoded by the coding sequence ATGAGCCTCCGCGTCGCACTCCTCGTCTGTGTCCTCGGCGCGGCCCTCGCGCCGGCCGGCGCGGCGGCCGTCGAGGACACCGCGACGTTCGTCCACGAGGGCGACGCGCTGACGGTGCACCCGCGGGCCGGACAGGCCGTGACGGGCGAGACGACGCTCCCGGCGGGGTCCGTCCTGAGCGTCAGGATGCGCTCGACGGGCGACACGCAACCGCAGTTCCTCCGGACCGCCGAGACGACGGTCACGGAGTACGGGACGTTCGAGGTTCGCTTCGACATGAGCGACGGGCCGACGAACGGGACGTTCGCCCTCTCGGCGTATCACGACGGCGAGCGACTCGGGCAGGCGGAGGGGCGAATCGTCCCCTGCGACGGCGACTGCACCGACGCGACGGCGACGGAGCGCGACTCCTTCGAGGGCGAGACGACGCTGTCGCCGGACCGCGTCGGCGTCGTCGCCGTCAGCGAGGTGACCCGGACGCGGACGGCGCGCATCCCCGTCACCTTCGGCGACGCCGAGAACGTCACCGTCGTCGTCGGCGAGGAGTCGGTCAACTACCAGTACGCCGCGACCCTCCGCGACCGAGACGGTGACGGCCGCGCAATCCTCCTGTTCCACACCGAACACGCCGGCACGGACCGGACGACGGCGAGCGTCCTCGACGCCGACCAGCGCACGGCGGTCGACCCGATACGGGAGTCGGAACTACCCGCCCTCGTCGACCCCGGAAACTACCCGATAGCGGTCTATCCGGGGACGAACACCACCGGCGACCCCGCCGACGTCGGGTCGCTGGTCGTCCACGAAGCGCCGACGGTCGAACCGTCGCCGACCGAGACGGTGACGGACGCGCCGACGGCGACGGCCGGAACAGCGACGGCCGCGACGGCGACGGACGTGCCGGAGACGGAGCGACCGCGGACCGGGACCGTCACGACCGGTTCGGACGACGGACTGTTCGGCGGCGACGCCGCGGGACTGGTCGCCGTCGGATTCGGCGTCACGCTGGGCGTCGTCGGCGTCGGCGTCCTCCTCGGCCTGTTCCGGTCCTGA